In the Novosphingobium sp. 9 genome, one interval contains:
- a CDS encoding efflux RND transporter periplasmic adaptor subunit, translated as MPQQGPTEVGVVTLQAQPVTISQEMTGRISATATADVRPQVNGVIMARLFTEGSIVKQGQALYQIDPRLYAADLQTSQAQLENARATLYTAQAKARRYKSLSDNQAVSAQDIDDTIAAAREAQASVHQYEAAVNSAKVSLGYTKVYAPITGRIGRSAYTKGALVTASQTDALATITQLDPIYVDITQSSVDLLKLRKALAKGNMLPAEADVTLKLEDGTDYPVKGKVEFSEVDVDPDAGTVTIRARFPNPDGTLLPGMFARVETPQGVVPNAILAPQQGISRDAKGDATALVVDASNKVVQRQVTLGQAIGSKWLVTGGLKAGDKLIVEGTGKVQPGASVKPVETKLDN; from the coding sequence ATGCCCCAGCAAGGCCCCACCGAAGTCGGTGTCGTCACGCTTCAGGCCCAGCCGGTCACGATCTCGCAGGAAATGACCGGGCGCATCTCGGCCACGGCCACTGCCGACGTGCGGCCGCAGGTCAACGGCGTCATCATGGCGCGGCTGTTCACCGAAGGCTCGATCGTCAAGCAGGGGCAGGCGCTCTACCAGATCGACCCGCGCCTTTATGCAGCGGACCTCCAGACCTCGCAGGCGCAGCTGGAGAATGCGCGCGCCACGCTCTATACCGCGCAGGCCAAGGCCCGCCGCTACAAGTCGCTGAGCGACAACCAGGCCGTCAGCGCGCAGGATATCGACGATACCATCGCCGCCGCGCGCGAGGCTCAGGCCAGCGTCCACCAGTACGAAGCCGCGGTGAACAGCGCCAAGGTCAGCCTGGGCTACACCAAGGTCTACGCCCCGATCACCGGGCGGATCGGCCGTTCGGCCTATACCAAGGGCGCGCTGGTAACGGCCAGCCAGACCGACGCGCTGGCCACGATCACCCAGCTCGATCCGATCTATGTCGACATCACCCAGTCTTCGGTCGATCTGCTCAAGCTGCGCAAGGCGCTGGCCAAGGGCAATATGCTCCCCGCCGAGGCCGACGTGACGCTGAAGCTGGAAGACGGCACCGACTATCCGGTCAAGGGCAAGGTCGAGTTCAGCGAGGTCGATGTCGATCCCGATGCCGGGACCGTGACGATCCGCGCCCGCTTCCCCAACCCGGACGGCACGCTGCTGCCGGGCATGTTCGCGCGGGTGGAAACGCCGCAGGGCGTCGTGCCCAACGCGATCCTTGCCCCGCAACAGGGCATCAGCCGCGACGCCAAGGGCGACGCGACCGCGCTTGTAGTCGACGCCAGCAACAAGGTGGTCCAGCGTCAGGTCACGCTGGGTCAGGCGATCGGCAGCAAGTGGCTCGTCACGGGCGGCCTGAAGGCCGGTGACAAGCTCATCGTCGAGGGGACCGGCAAGGTCCAGCCCGGCGCTTCGGTCAAGCCGGTCGAAACCAAGCTGGACAACTGA
- a CDS encoding response regulator transcription factor, translating to MTPQTDMGGGRILVVEDDPDIRELITAQLAREPQAVEAVGSIADLRAALAGEAADVLILDLNLPDGDGIDVCRQLRSEGYQGAIMMVTARDAPIDRVLGLELGADDYLTKPFEPRELLARVRNLLRRSRVIDEARPRSARLARFGPWRLDLNQRRLIGAKDRLVMLSSAEYRLLSRFIEAPNRVLSREELLPERSATVAFDRSIDIQISRLRTKLASEAGGSDLILTVRSEGYVLPGPVHFE from the coding sequence ATGACCCCGCAGACAGACATGGGCGGCGGACGTATCCTCGTGGTCGAGGACGATCCGGATATCCGCGAACTGATTACGGCACAGCTTGCCAGAGAACCGCAGGCAGTGGAAGCCGTAGGCAGTATCGCGGATCTGCGCGCGGCGCTGGCGGGCGAGGCTGCGGACGTGCTGATCCTCGACCTGAACCTGCCCGATGGCGATGGCATCGATGTGTGTCGCCAGTTGCGGTCCGAAGGGTATCAGGGGGCGATCATGATGGTGACGGCGCGCGATGCGCCGATCGACCGGGTCCTCGGCCTGGAACTGGGCGCCGACGATTACCTGACCAAGCCGTTCGAGCCGCGTGAACTGCTGGCGCGCGTGCGCAACCTGCTGCGCCGTTCGCGCGTGATCGACGAGGCCCGCCCGCGCTCCGCGCGGCTGGCGCGGTTCGGACCGTGGCGGCTCGATCTCAACCAGCGGCGGTTGATCGGCGCGAAGGATCGGCTGGTGATGCTGTCCTCGGCGGAATACCGCCTGCTCAGCCGCTTTATCGAGGCCCCCAACCGGGTGCTGAGCCGCGAGGAACTGCTGCCCGAGCGCAGCGCGACCGTGGCGTTCGACCGCTCGATCGACATCCAGATCAGCCGCCTGCGCACCAAGCTGGCGAGTGAGGCGGGCGGCAGTGACCTGATCCTGACGGTACGCAGCGAGGGGTACGTGCTGCCGGGGCCGGTCCACTTCGAGTAA
- a CDS encoding ATP-binding protein, with protein sequence MNRSTLSPPVARWRIFSHVSAFFASLAGRLAMVLAIGMAASAMAAMFVSIKLREHHFHEYQIDQSLLSAADIAERWERDPVRTKKVLDAGYVLGAGAASTRWHMTRPNADYSKRLQDRLPAGSQAKVMVIAGPVCFGRFDQQVRAAGMRYVQMPDCWFVTFRDTKGQVRAFTVVQPPARDDHQPVLGFPYLELMVIASVSLGVLAARFATAPLRRMTRAAKAFSLIEDAEPIPEKGPSEVLTALRTFNLMQERVREGLRERTQILASVTHDLQTPLTRLRLRLEQVEDEALRARLIADLAATRELVRDGLDLARSSEAREPWSTVDLDSFLSSLSEDAAEFGHDVKFTAGCGANVRVKPNALQRCVDNLVENAVKYGGGAQVECAIEGRDVVIRVLDRGPGLPEEELARAFDPFWRLGGASSLNTNGTGIGLTIAQAQAGTFGAIVTLENRTGGGMAATVRLPAARG encoded by the coding sequence ATGAACCGCTCAACCCTGTCGCCCCCGGTCGCGCGCTGGCGGATTTTCTCCCATGTCTCCGCGTTCTTCGCCTCGCTGGCCGGACGGCTGGCGATGGTGCTGGCGATCGGCATGGCGGCCTCGGCGATGGCGGCGATGTTCGTCTCGATCAAGCTGCGCGAGCATCACTTTCACGAATACCAGATCGACCAGTCGCTGCTGAGCGCCGCCGATATCGCCGAGCGGTGGGAGCGCGACCCGGTTCGCACGAAGAAGGTGCTGGACGCAGGGTATGTGCTGGGCGCGGGTGCCGCCAGCACGCGCTGGCACATGACGCGCCCCAATGCGGATTATTCGAAGCGTTTGCAGGATCGCCTTCCGGCCGGATCGCAGGCCAAGGTCATGGTCATCGCCGGGCCGGTCTGTTTCGGCCGCTTCGATCAGCAGGTCCGGGCTGCGGGCATGCGCTACGTGCAGATGCCCGACTGCTGGTTCGTGACCTTTCGGGACACCAAGGGGCAGGTGCGCGCCTTCACGGTCGTACAACCGCCCGCGCGGGACGATCATCAGCCCGTGCTCGGCTTTCCCTATCTGGAACTGATGGTGATCGCGAGCGTGTCGCTCGGGGTGCTGGCGGCCCGCTTCGCCACGGCGCCCCTGCGCCGCATGACGCGTGCGGCGAAGGCGTTCTCGCTGATCGAGGATGCCGAGCCGATCCCCGAGAAGGGGCCGAGCGAGGTGCTCACGGCCTTGCGCACGTTCAACCTCATGCAGGAGCGTGTGCGCGAAGGGTTGCGGGAGCGCACCCAGATTCTCGCTTCCGTGACGCACGACCTCCAGACCCCGCTCACCCGCTTGCGGCTGCGGCTGGAGCAGGTCGAGGACGAGGCCTTGCGTGCGCGCCTGATCGCCGATCTTGCGGCTACGCGCGAACTGGTGCGCGATGGCCTCGACCTTGCGCGCAGCAGCGAGGCGCGCGAGCCGTGGTCGACCGTCGATCTCGATTCCTTCCTCTCCAGCCTGTCCGAGGATGCCGCCGAGTTCGGGCACGATGTGAAGTTCACCGCAGGGTGCGGCGCCAATGTCCGGGTGAAGCCCAATGCGTTGCAGCGCTGTGTCGACAATCTGGTTGAGAATGCCGTGAAGTACGGCGGCGGGGCGCAAGTCGAATGCGCCATCGAAGGGCGCGATGTGGTGATCCGGGTGCTCGATCGCGGGCCGGGATTGCCGGAGGAGGAACTGGCCAGAGCCTTCGATCCGTTCTGGCGGCTGGGTGGCGCGTCCAGCCTCAATACCAACGGCACCGGCATCGGTCTGACCATCGCGCAGGCGCAGGCGGGGACCTTCGGCGCGATCGTGACGCTGGAGAACCGGACCGGCGGGGGTATGGCCGCCACCGTGCGGCTGCCTGCCGCACGGGGCTGA
- a CDS encoding bacterioferritin, which translates to MTRPADIQAPQESTHRTTGDITMAEADTAFFTDVTTLRERARKSLGEGPVTPTYEGGVEQAIDLLQGALATEIVCVLRYQMHAISASGIDSKTVASEFEEHARSEAEHAKLLAERIDQLGGVPNFNPEGLASRSATEYGKAGNLVEMMKEDLIAERVVIDHYRELIRYFGDKDPTTRIMLEHLLADEEEHAADLHDLLVAHQGKPFLKD; encoded by the coding sequence ATGACCAGACCCGCGGACATTCAGGCTCCACAAGAGAGCACCCACAGGACAACCGGAGACATCACCATGGCCGAAGCCGATACCGCGTTCTTCACCGACGTCACCACCCTGCGCGAACGCGCGCGCAAGTCGCTGGGCGAAGGCCCGGTCACGCCCACATACGAAGGCGGCGTGGAGCAGGCGATCGATCTGCTGCAGGGCGCGCTGGCGACCGAGATCGTCTGCGTGCTGCGCTACCAGATGCACGCCATTTCCGCCTCGGGCATCGATTCCAAGACCGTCGCGAGCGAATTCGAGGAACATGCCCGTTCGGAAGCCGAGCACGCAAAACTGCTGGCCGAACGCATCGACCAGCTGGGCGGCGTTCCAAACTTCAATCCCGAAGGCCTCGCGAGCCGCTCCGCCACCGAATACGGCAAGGCCGGCAATCTGGTCGAGATGATGAAGGAAGACCTTATCGCCGAGCGCGTGGTGATCGACCACTACCGCGAGCTGATCCGCTATTTCGGCGACAAGGACCCGACCACCCGCATCATGCTGGAGCACCTACTGGCCGATGAGGAAGAGCACGCCGCCGACCTGCATGACCTGCTCGTCGCGCATCAGGGCAAGCCGTTCCTCAAGGACTGA
- a CDS encoding TetR/AcrR family transcriptional regulator, giving the protein MECSATTTRGRPREFDPDTALSAALRVFWLRGYEGASLAELTEAMGITKPSLYACFGNKEALFRKALDLYEQEKLAYIGRALAEPTARGVAEVLLSGALETHCGKRDPQGCLGVISSVACGAEAEAIREEVIARRKSSETALIRRMEQAREEGDLPAHVEPAAIAAYLTTVLQGLSVRAGSGAEPETLKQIVATTLACWPSA; this is encoded by the coding sequence ATGGAATGCTCCGCAACCACGACACGCGGTCGTCCGCGTGAATTCGATCCCGACACCGCGCTTTCCGCGGCCCTGCGCGTCTTCTGGCTGCGCGGCTATGAAGGCGCGTCGCTGGCGGAACTGACCGAGGCGATGGGGATCACCAAGCCCAGCCTCTATGCCTGCTTCGGCAACAAGGAAGCGCTGTTTCGCAAGGCTCTCGACCTCTACGAGCAGGAAAAGCTGGCCTATATCGGCCGTGCTCTGGCCGAGCCGACCGCGCGCGGCGTTGCCGAAGTGCTGCTGAGCGGCGCGTTGGAAACACACTGCGGCAAGCGCGATCCGCAAGGGTGCCTTGGCGTCATCAGCTCGGTGGCCTGCGGGGCCGAGGCCGAAGCGATTCGCGAGGAAGTGATCGCCCGGCGCAAGTCGTCCGAGACCGCGTTGATCCGCCGCATGGAGCAGGCGCGCGAAGAGGGCGATCTGCCCGCCCATGTCGAACCTGCCGCCATTGCCGCCTATCTGACCACGGTTCTTCAGGGACTGTCGGTCCGCGCGGGTTCCGGCGCCGAGCCCGAGACGCTCAAGCAGATCGTCGCGACGACGCTGGCCTGCTGGCCCAGCGCGTAA
- a CDS encoding pirin family protein, translating to MTLRPTEIDGVDAIILPPVRDLGDGFKVRRALPSHHRRMVGPFIFLDQMGPAAFDAGTGLDVRPHPHIGLSTLSFLVEGEIMHRDSLGSLQRIRPGEVNWMTAGRGIVHSERSPDDARDGSAKLLGLQTWVALPTHAEEIAPDFSHHKADDIPFAEDAGLRLTVIAGTLDGMTSPVKTYSDLIEAELLLAPGGRYRLTAEHVERAIYVVSGSVAVEGQTGAFAEGELVVFKPGAEIVLRGESAARVMLVGGEPFPEQRHIFWNFVSSSPERLEQAKADWKADRFDHVPGEHEFIPLPE from the coding sequence ATGACCCTTCGCCCCACCGAAATCGATGGCGTCGATGCCATAATCCTGCCGCCCGTCCGCGATCTGGGCGATGGCTTCAAGGTGCGCCGCGCGCTGCCTTCGCACCATCGCCGGATGGTGGGGCCGTTCATCTTCCTCGACCAGATGGGCCCTGCCGCATTTGATGCAGGCACCGGTCTCGACGTGCGCCCGCATCCGCACATTGGTCTTTCGACGCTGAGCTTTCTGGTCGAGGGCGAGATCATGCACCGCGATTCGCTCGGCTCGCTCCAGCGCATCCGCCCCGGCGAGGTGAACTGGATGACCGCCGGGCGCGGCATCGTCCATTCCGAGCGCAGCCCCGACGATGCCCGCGACGGCAGCGCGAAGCTGCTGGGCTTGCAGACCTGGGTGGCGCTGCCGACCCATGCCGAGGAAATCGCGCCGGACTTCTCGCACCACAAGGCGGATGACATTCCTTTCGCCGAGGATGCGGGCCTGCGCCTGACGGTGATTGCCGGTACGCTGGATGGCATGACCTCGCCGGTAAAGACCTACTCCGATCTGATCGAGGCCGAACTGCTGCTGGCGCCCGGTGGCCGCTATCGCCTGACCGCCGAACATGTCGAGCGCGCGATCTACGTCGTGTCGGGATCGGTCGCCGTCGAAGGGCAGACCGGGGCCTTCGCTGAGGGCGAACTGGTGGTGTTCAAGCCCGGCGCCGAGATCGTGCTGCGCGGCGAGAGCGCGGCGCGGGTGATGCTGGTGGGCGGTGAGCCGTTCCCCGAACAGCGCCACATCTTCTGGAACTTCGTCTCCTCCTCGCCCGAGCGGCTGGAGCAGGCCAAGGCCGACTGGAAGGCCGACCGCTTCGATCACGTCCCCGGCGAGCACGAGTTCATTCCGCTGCCCGAATGA
- a CDS encoding efflux transporter outer membrane subunit: MRLSTLSRGALSPLVLFAVAGCSMAPAYHAPQTAAPAQFKEVAGWTSATPADGADRGAWWTVFNDPVLNDLEAKAAAASPTLAAALARYDAATASARIDASALYPQIGASGSAERARVSKYRVRSTGTSSTQNDYILGGSLDYELDLWGRVRNTVKAGRAEAAASGADLASARLSLQAQVADAYFRLRGLDAQQDLLVRSVHAYTKAYKLTEARHQGGDASGIDTNRSLTVLANAKALVSTTANQRAATEHELAALTGAVASTFSVPVQVETLAPPIMPVATPAVLLQRRPDISAAERRVFAANAEIGVAKAAYFPQISLGGSGGFDTTGPDFLGAPTSFWGLGPISAVLSIFDGGARKAKVRMSRAEYEEATATYRGTVLSAFQETEDAIAAMHHLADASASQHTAATAAQKTSDIAMIRYRDGASDYLDVVTAQTDALNAERTYIAVQTEQMQAAIAYVKAIGGSPDAAATPAGAPANGG, translated from the coding sequence ATGCGGCTCTCAACTCTATCAAGAGGGGCTCTGTCCCCGCTGGTGCTGTTCGCGGTAGCCGGTTGCTCGATGGCACCGGCCTACCACGCACCCCAGACCGCCGCCCCTGCCCAGTTCAAGGAAGTCGCCGGGTGGACCTCGGCGACCCCTGCCGACGGTGCCGATCGCGGCGCCTGGTGGACCGTGTTCAACGATCCGGTCCTGAACGATCTCGAAGCCAAGGCCGCCGCCGCCAGCCCGACGCTGGCGGCAGCCCTCGCCCGCTACGATGCCGCCACCGCCTCTGCCCGGATCGACGCTTCGGCGCTCTATCCGCAGATCGGCGCCAGCGGCAGCGCCGAACGCGCGCGCGTCTCGAAGTACCGCGTGCGCTCGACCGGCACGTCCTCGACCCAGAACGACTACATTCTGGGCGGCAGCCTCGATTACGAACTCGACCTGTGGGGCCGGGTTCGCAACACGGTGAAGGCCGGGCGCGCCGAAGCCGCCGCCAGCGGTGCAGACCTTGCCTCGGCCCGCCTCAGCCTGCAGGCGCAGGTGGCAGACGCCTACTTCCGCCTGCGCGGGCTCGACGCCCAGCAGGACCTGCTGGTGCGCTCGGTCCATGCCTATACCAAGGCCTACAAGCTCACCGAAGCGCGCCATCAGGGTGGTGACGCCTCGGGCATCGACACCAACCGCTCGCTGACCGTGCTGGCCAATGCCAAGGCGCTGGTTTCGACCACCGCCAACCAGCGCGCCGCGACCGAGCATGAACTGGCGGCACTGACCGGCGCCGTCGCTTCGACCTTCTCGGTTCCCGTACAGGTCGAGACGCTGGCCCCGCCGATCATGCCGGTGGCAACGCCTGCCGTGCTGCTCCAGCGCCGCCCGGACATTTCGGCGGCAGAACGCCGTGTGTTCGCCGCAAATGCCGAGATCGGCGTCGCCAAGGCCGCCTACTTCCCGCAGATCTCGCTGGGCGGCAGCGGCGGTTTCGACACCACCGGCCCGGACTTCCTCGGCGCACCGACCAGCTTCTGGGGGCTCGGTCCGATCAGCGCGGTCCTGTCGATCTTCGACGGCGGCGCGCGCAAGGCCAAGGTGCGCATGTCGCGCGCCGAATACGAGGAGGCAACCGCCACCTATCGCGGCACCGTGCTCTCTGCCTTCCAGGAGACCGAGGACGCGATCGCGGCGATGCACCACCTGGCCGATGCCAGCGCGTCGCAGCACACCGCCGCCACCGCCGCGCAGAAGACCAGCGATATCGCGATGATCCGTTACCGCGACGGTGCATCGGACTATCTCGATGTCGTGACGGCACAGACCGACGCGCTCAATGCCGAGCGCACCTATATCGCGGTGCAGACCGAGCAGATGCAGGCCGCCATCGCCTATGTGAAGGCCATCGGCGGTTCGCCGGATGCTGCGGCAACGCCAGCGGGCGCACCTGCCAACGGCGGCTGA
- a CDS encoding efflux RND transporter periplasmic adaptor subunit: MSETPLHETEGPSARTLKMLGLGVAVIAVAVVGFGTMSRLRATGDLKTVAADASIPTVAVIHPAKVTGDGSLVLPGNVQAWNSAAIFARTNGYVRSWNADIGDKVGAGQTLAVLDAPDLDQQLASAKADYQTALANQKLAASTAKRWKSLLAQDAVSQQETDEKAGDYAAKTALANAALAKVRELQATYGFTRLSAPFPGVVTSRSAQIGALVVAGNAASQPLFTVSDIHQMRIYVKVPQVDSARLKDGDTATLTLPEYPGREFPAIVKRSAGSVDQQSGAVLVQLQAANPDGALKPGAYAQVHFNVQGDTSALTLPGSAVLYTASGPNVVVLGSNDQVTLHPITIAQDMGKSVLVSVGVKPGDAIVDSPPDSIANGDKVRVQTAADAGKSAETATKSAPAGSK, translated from the coding sequence ATGTCTGAAACTCCCCTTCACGAAACCGAGGGCCCCAGCGCCCGCACCCTGAAGATGCTCGGCCTGGGCGTGGCGGTGATCGCCGTCGCCGTCGTCGGCTTCGGCACCATGAGCCGCCTGCGCGCGACCGGTGATCTCAAGACCGTGGCGGCAGACGCTTCCATCCCCACGGTCGCGGTGATCCACCCGGCCAAGGTGACGGGCGACGGCTCGCTGGTCCTGCCCGGCAATGTCCAGGCGTGGAACAGCGCGGCGATCTTCGCGCGCACCAACGGCTATGTCCGTTCGTGGAACGCCGACATCGGCGACAAGGTGGGCGCGGGCCAGACCCTCGCGGTGCTCGACGCGCCCGACCTCGATCAGCAGCTGGCGTCGGCCAAGGCGGACTATCAGACCGCGCTGGCCAACCAGAAGCTCGCCGCCAGCACCGCCAAGCGCTGGAAGAGCCTGCTGGCGCAGGATGCCGTCTCGCAGCAGGAAACCGATGAGAAGGCCGGTGACTATGCCGCCAAGACCGCACTCGCCAATGCCGCGCTCGCCAAGGTGCGCGAACTTCAGGCGACCTACGGCTTCACCCGCCTCTCGGCGCCGTTCCCCGGTGTCGTGACCAGCCGCTCGGCCCAGATCGGCGCGCTGGTGGTGGCAGGCAATGCCGCCTCGCAGCCGCTGTTCACCGTGTCCGACATCCACCAGATGCGGATCTACGTGAAGGTGCCGCAGGTCGATTCCGCCCGCCTCAAGGACGGCGACACCGCCACGCTGACGCTGCCCGAATATCCGGGCCGCGAGTTCCCGGCGATCGTCAAGCGCAGCGCCGGATCGGTGGACCAGCAGTCGGGCGCGGTGCTCGTCCAGTTGCAGGCCGCCAACCCCGACGGCGCGCTGAAGCCCGGCGCCTATGCGCAGGTCCACTTCAACGTGCAGGGTGACACCTCCGCCCTGACCCTGCCGGGCAGCGCCGTGCTCTACACCGCCAGCGGCCCGAACGTGGTTGTGCTGGGCAGCAACGATCAGGTCACGCTGCATCCGATCACCATCGCGCAGGACATGGGCAAGTCGGTGCTCGTCTCGGTCGGCGTGAAGCCGGGCGATGCGATCGTGGATTCGCCGCCGGACTCGATCGCCAACGGCGACAAGGTCCGCGTGCAGACCGCTGCGGATGCCGGCAAGAGTGCCGAAACTGCTACGAAAAGCGCACCTGCGGGCAGCAAGTAA